The Streptococcus viridans genome contains the following window.
ATTTTCCTTCTGGCAAAAGAAGAGCAATTGAAAGGCTATTTGAACCAACAAATCTTACGAGCGACTATTTTCTGGGGAATTGTACAAACCCTTGTGCTTGTCCTATTTGTCCCATTGGCTTTGGCTTTAGGACTGTCTCTTACCATTGTAGTGGTTTATTTGGCTGTTCTCTTTTTGTTGAAGGTTCTTATTTTTCAAGGGAAGGGAAAAAGATTCTATAACCAGGCGGGTCTTGATTGGAAGCGAATCGTAGAGCTTGAAAACCTGAGAAAGCAAAGTATTCTAAGATTTTTTGCCCTTTTTACAACAGTAAAAGGAATGACTAACAGCGTAAAACGGCGGGCTTATTTAGATAAGCTGACAAGCATGGTTCCGAAAGTCAGTGCTAAGACCTGGAACAACCTGTATCTCCGTTCTTACCTCAGAAATGGTGACCTGTTTTCCATGAGCCTGCATCTATTAGGACTATCCATCGCTGTCTTTATCTTCATCCCGCAAACGTTAGTAGCAGTGGCCGTCGCGGGTCTCTTGAATTATTTACTTGTTTTTCAATTGCTCGGACTTTACAAGGCCTTTGACTATCAGTATTTGACTCGACTCTTCCCCTTAGAAATTCATGCTAAAACACGAGGCCTTCTTCAAACAGTCCAATCGGTAACTTTGTTTGTGGTTCTCGTTGAGGGAGGCCTGGGATTGGTGGTCTTTGAAGACAAACTTCTCGTCTTGGCCTTGCTAGCTTTCACAGCCTTTTTAGCCTATGGTTATGCACCTTTCAAGGTGAGACGATTAGTTGACGAAACGCCTTAAAATTAGTAAAATAGATGGGAAACTGTTTACGGAGGAATAGATGGACTCGAACGAAAAAGAGCTAACGTTGACCCCAATTGCTGGTAAAAGCGGAAAAGCCTTTATGGGGACTTATCCGGATGGGGGGAAAGTATTTGTCAAAATGAATACAACCCCAATATTAGCGGGGCTAGCTAAAGAACAAATTGCTCCACAACTCTTATGGAGCCGACGCTTACCTGACGGAAATGTGATGAGCGCACAAGAATGGTTAAATGGAGAAATTTTAACTCCGAATGGGATGGGGAAAAAGCAAGTGGTTCATATCCTGACTCGTTTGCACCGTTCACGCCCCTTGATGACACAATTGAGAAAGTTGGGCTACACAGCTGAATCGCCATTAGATTTATTGAATTCTTTGAGCAGTCAGTTGCCAATCGCTTTGCGTCAAAACAATTATTTGCAATCTGTATTAAAGAGTTTACGACAGACTGTTCCAGCTTTTCGAGAAGATTATGCAACCATTGTTCACGGAGACGTCCGTCACAGTAACTGGATTGAAACGGACAGTGGATTTATCTATTTGGTTGATTGGGATTCTGTCCGCTTAACAGATCGGATGATGGATGTGGCTCATGTTTTAAGTCACTACATTCCAGACTCTCAGTGGCAGGATTGGTTGGTCTATTACGGCTACAAATACAACGAAACTGTATTTGGTAAATTGTACTGGTTTGGTCAATACTCTTTCCTTTGTCAGATTGTAAAATACTATGAAAACAATGATTTAGAGAATGTGAACCGAGAAATTTATGCCTTGCGTAATTTCCGGTCAAAATATGGGAAGGAAGCATGAGAGTTAGAAACCGCAAGGGTGCAACCGAATTATTAGAAGCCAATCCGCAATTTGTCATTTTGAAGCCAGAAGAAGCCAAAGGGAAGTGGCATGAGATTTTTGGAAATGACCATCCTATTCATATTGAAGTAGGAAGCGGTAAAGGAGCCTTTATTACTGGAATGGCCAAACAAAATCCAGACATTAACTATATCGGGATTGATATTCAAAAATCAGTACTAAGCTACGCTTTGGACAAGGTGTTAGAAGTTGACGTTCCCAATATCAAGTTACTTTGGGTAGACGGGGATAGCTTGACCAATTACTTTGAAGACGGTGAGATTGATCAATTGTATCTTAATTTTTCAGATCCTTGGCCCAAGAAACGCCATGAAAAACGTCGTCTAACCTACAAGAGCTTCTTAGATACCTTCAAACAAATTTTACCAGAGCACGGGGAGATTCATTTCAAGACGGACAATCGAGGACTCTTTGAATACAGTTTGGTGAGTTTTTCTCAGTATGGAATGACCTTGAAGGGTGTCTGGCTAGATCTTCATGCTAGTGATTTTGAGGGAAATGTCATGACCGAATATGAAAAGAAATTTTCAAGTAAGGGTCAGGTCATTTATCGAGTTGAGGCACAATTTTAAAGTCTAGGTAAGGATCAACGTCTTCTGAAAAGGGAGGCGTTTTTCTTTTGGATGATAGCTGGATGAATCAGGAAGGCGAAATTCTTGCATTTCGACGGAACTTGTGCTAGAATATTTAAAACGAATAGAAAAGGAGAGGCGAAGACACATCTTCGCCTCTTGTCTGTGAGGAGGTGTTGTCCTATCGCAACAATTGTTGAATTAGTAACAGAAATTCTTCAACCAGCCATCCAAGCTCCATTCGAATTGGTGGATGTTGAATATGGAAAGATGGGAGGAGATTATGTTCTAAGTATCTTTGTTGATAAGCCAGGTGGTATTACCCTAAATGATACGGCAGATTTAACAGAAGTGATTAGTCCTCTGTTGGATCAGATTCAACCAGATCCATTCCCAGAACAGTACTTCCTAGAAGTGACGAGTCCTGGTTTGGAGCGTCCCTTAAAAACTAAAGATGCAGTGGAAAAAGCTCTGGGTCAATATATCCATGTCAGCTTGTACAAGGCAGTTGATAAACAAAAGGTCATTGAAGGAACGCTCGTTAAGTTCGAAGATGACCAATTGACCATGGAATACATGGACAAAACCAGAAAGAAAACCATTGAAATCCCCTATAGTCTTGTATCGAAAGCAAGATTAGCTGTCAAATTATAGCAGAAAAGAAAGGAAGGCTCTTAGTAGCCTAAGAGCAAGAAAAGAATGAGTAAAGAAATGCTTGATGCTTTCCGCATCTTGGAAGAAGACAAAGGAATCAAAAAAGAAGATATCATTGAAGCTGTCACAGAATCGTTGCGTTCGGCTTACCGGAGACGATATGGTCAAGCAGAAAGTGCGGCTATCGAGTTTAATGAAAAGACTGGTGACTTCCGCGTTTATACCGTTCGTGAAGTAGTGGATGAAGTATTTGATAGCCGATTGGAAATTAGCCTGAAAGATGCTCTTGCCATCAGCTCTGCTTATGAATTGGGAGATAAAATCAAGTTTGAAGAAGCTCCTGCTGAGTTTGGCCGTGTCGCAGCGCAATCTGCCAAACAAACCATCATGGAAAAAATGCGTAAGCAAACTCGTGCGATTACCTATAACACTTATAAAGAACATGAAAATGAAATCATGAGTGGAACGGTTGAGCGTTTTGATAATCGCTTTATCTATGTGAATTTAGGGTCTATCGAAGCTCAATTGTCTAAACAAGACCAAATTCCAGGTGAAGTCTTCCAATCTCATGATCGCATCGAAGTCTTTGTCTACAAAGTGGAAGATAATCCTCGTGGGGTGAACGTATTCGTAAGCCGTAGCCATCCAGAAATGATCAAACGTTTGATGGAGCAAGAAATTCCGGAAGTTTACGATGGAACGGTTGAAATCATGAGCGTGGCGCGTGAAGCTGGAGACCGGACCAAGGTGGCGGTTCGTAGCCATAATCCAAACGTAGATGCGATTGGAACCATCGTTGGTCGTGGTGGGTCTAACATCAAAAAGATTACTAGCAAGTTCCACCCAGCTCGTTACGATCAGAAATTGGATCGTATGGTTCCAACAGAAGAAAATATTGATGTCATTGAGTGGGTTCCAGATCCAGCAGAATTTATCTACAATGCCATTGCGCCTGCTGAGGTCGATCAAGTCATCTTTGACGAAGAAGACAGCAAGCATGCCCTTGTGGTAGTGCCGGATAGCAAACTATCTCTTGCTATCGGTCGTCGTGGTCAAAACGTGCGCTTGGCGGCTCACTTAACTGGCTACCGGATTGATATCAAATCAGCTAGTGAGTACGAAGAAATGGAAGCAAGTCAAGAGCCTGCTTTTGAAGAAGTAGAAAGTGATTTGGATTCTGTAGACGAATAGGGAGGGAATCATGGTAAAGACAAGAAAAATCCCTTTACGCAAGTCTGTTGTTTCAAATGAGGTCATCGATAAACGAGATCTCTTGCGAATCGTAAAAAATAAAGAAGGTCAAGTTTTTATCGATCCGACTGGAAAAGCAAATGGTCGTGGTGCTTATATCAAGCTGGATAACGAAGAAGCACTTCAAGCTAAAAAGAAGAAAGTCTTCAATCGTAGCTTTAGCATGGATGTGGATGAAGCTTTCTACGACGAATTGATTGCTTATGTGGATCATAAGGTGAAAAGAAGAGAGTTAGGCCTTGAATAAGCAAAAAGTCAGTAATTTATTGGGATTGGCTCAGCGAGCAGGGAAAATCATCTCTGGAGAAGAGTTGGTCATCAAGTCTGTTCAAGAAGGAAAGGCTCGTTTGGTCTTTCTAGCAGATGATGCAGCTGCCAATCTTACCAAAAAAATCACAGATAAATGCCACTATTATGGCGTTCCGGTATTAACCGTGTTTTCAACACTAGAATTAAGCACTGCCATTGGTCGCTCACGTAAGGTGGTAGCCGTGACGGATGCTGGATTTTCAAAGAAAATGAGGTCTCTTATGGAATAGAAGAGGAGGACAGCAATTGTCTAAGAAAAGATTGTATGAGATTGCCAAAGAACTAGGCAAGGAAAGTAAAGAAGTCGTCACACGTGCGAAAGAATTAGGGTTGGAGGTAAAGAGTCACGCTTCTAGTATTGAAGGTGAAGC
Protein-coding sequences here:
- a CDS encoding ABC transporter permease, translated to MIEVLQKRKTTFRNQCLKYSRYVFNDHFVLFLLIFLGFLAVQYSQFLRSLPEDKSLLLLLLALAPLLLLPVGSIATYLEKPDMIFLLAKEEQLKGYLNQQILRATIFWGIVQTLVLVLFVPLALALGLSLTIVVVYLAVLFLLKVLIFQGKGKRFYNQAGLDWKRIVELENLRKQSILRFFALFTTVKGMTNSVKRRAYLDKLTSMVPKVSAKTWNNLYLRSYLRNGDLFSMSLHLLGLSIAVFIFIPQTLVAVAVAGLLNYLLVFQLLGLYKAFDYQYLTRLFPLEIHAKTRGLLQTVQSVTLFVVLVEGGLGLVVFEDKLLVLALLAFTAFLAYGYAPFKVRRLVDETP
- the ccrZ gene encoding cell cycle regulator CcrZ, whose translation is MDSNEKELTLTPIAGKSGKAFMGTYPDGGKVFVKMNTTPILAGLAKEQIAPQLLWSRRLPDGNVMSAQEWLNGEILTPNGMGKKQVVHILTRLHRSRPLMTQLRKLGYTAESPLDLLNSLSSQLPIALRQNNYLQSVLKSLRQTVPAFREDYATIVHGDVRHSNWIETDSGFIYLVDWDSVRLTDRMMDVAHVLSHYIPDSQWQDWLVYYGYKYNETVFGKLYWFGQYSFLCQIVKYYENNDLENVNREIYALRNFRSKYGKEA
- the trmB gene encoding tRNA (guanosine(46)-N7)-methyltransferase TrmB — protein: MRVRNRKGATELLEANPQFVILKPEEAKGKWHEIFGNDHPIHIEVGSGKGAFITGMAKQNPDINYIGIDIQKSVLSYALDKVLEVDVPNIKLLWVDGDSLTNYFEDGEIDQLYLNFSDPWPKKRHEKRRLTYKSFLDTFKQILPEHGEIHFKTDNRGLFEYSLVSFSQYGMTLKGVWLDLHASDFEGNVMTEYEKKFSSKGQVIYRVEAQF
- the rimP gene encoding ribosome maturation factor RimP, whose protein sequence is MRRCCPIATIVELVTEILQPAIQAPFELVDVEYGKMGGDYVLSIFVDKPGGITLNDTADLTEVISPLLDQIQPDPFPEQYFLEVTSPGLERPLKTKDAVEKALGQYIHVSLYKAVDKQKVIEGTLVKFEDDQLTMEYMDKTRKKTIEIPYSLVSKARLAVKL
- the nusA gene encoding transcription termination factor NusA gives rise to the protein MSKEMLDAFRILEEDKGIKKEDIIEAVTESLRSAYRRRYGQAESAAIEFNEKTGDFRVYTVREVVDEVFDSRLEISLKDALAISSAYELGDKIKFEEAPAEFGRVAAQSAKQTIMEKMRKQTRAITYNTYKEHENEIMSGTVERFDNRFIYVNLGSIEAQLSKQDQIPGEVFQSHDRIEVFVYKVEDNPRGVNVFVSRSHPEMIKRLMEQEIPEVYDGTVEIMSVAREAGDRTKVAVRSHNPNVDAIGTIVGRGGSNIKKITSKFHPARYDQKLDRMVPTEENIDVIEWVPDPAEFIYNAIAPAEVDQVIFDEEDSKHALVVVPDSKLSLAIGRRGQNVRLAAHLTGYRIDIKSASEYEEMEASQEPAFEEVESDLDSVDE
- the rnpM gene encoding RNase P modulator RnpM produces the protein MVKTRKIPLRKSVVSNEVIDKRDLLRIVKNKEGQVFIDPTGKANGRGAYIKLDNEEALQAKKKKVFNRSFSMDVDEAFYDELIAYVDHKVKRRELGLE
- a CDS encoding YlxQ-related RNA-binding protein, with protein sequence MNKQKVSNLLGLAQRAGKIISGEELVIKSVQEGKARLVFLADDAAANLTKKITDKCHYYGVPVLTVFSTLELSTAIGRSRKVVAVTDAGFSKKMRSLME